A window of the Loxodonta africana isolate mLoxAfr1 chromosome 3, mLoxAfr1.hap2, whole genome shotgun sequence genome harbors these coding sequences:
- the LOC100658484 gene encoding histone H3, whose translation MARTKQTARKSTGGKAPRKQLATKAARKSAPATGGVKKPHRYRPGTVALREIRRYQKSTELLIRKLPFQRLVREIAQDFKTDLRFQSSAVMALQEASEAYLVGLFEDTNLCAIHAKRVTIMPKDIQLARRIRGERA comes from the coding sequence ATGGCCCGTACTAAGCAGACTGCCCGCAAGTCGACCGGGGGCAAGGCCCCGCGGAAGCAGCTGGCCACCAAGGCCGCCCGCAAGAGCGCGCCGGCCACGGGCGGCGTGAAGAAGCCGCACCGCTACCGGCCGGGCACCGTGGCCCTGCGGGAGATCCGGCGCTACCAGAAGTCCACCGAGCTGCTGATCCGCAAGCTGCCGTTCCAGCGGCTGGTGCGCGAGATCGCGCAGGACTTCAAGACGGACCTGCGCTTCCAGAGCTCGGCCGTGATGGCGCTGCAGGAGGCGAGCGAGGCCTACTTGGTGGGGCTGTTTGAAGACACGAACCTGTGCGCCATCCACGCCAAGCGCGTGACCATCATGCCCAAGGACATCCAGCTGGCCCGCCGCATCCGCGGGGAGCGGGCTTAA
- the LOC100658203 gene encoding histone H2A type 2-A, which produces MSGRGKQGGKARAKAKSRSSRAGLQFPVGRVHRLLRKGNYAERVGAGAPVYMAAVLEYLTAEILELAGNAARDNKKTRIIPRHLQLAIRNDEELNKLLGKVTIAQGGVLPNIQAVLLPKKTESHHKAKGK; this is translated from the coding sequence ATGTCTGGCCGTGGCAAGCAAGGAGGCAAGGCTCGCGCTAAGGCCAAGTCTCGCTCCTCCCGCGCGGGCCTTCAGTTCCCGGTGGGCCGAGTCCACCGCCTGCTCCGCAAAGGCAACTATGCCGAGCGGGTGGGGGCTGGCGCGCCGGTGTACATGGCGGCCGTGCTCGAGTATCTGACGGCAGAAATTTTGGAGCTGGCAGGGAACGCTGCACGCGACAACAAGAAGACACGCATTATTCCTCGTCACCTCCAGCTGGCCATCCGCAACGACGAGGAGCTGAACAAGCTTCTGGGCAAGGTCACCATCGCCCAGGGCGGCGTTCTGCCCAACATCCAGGCCGTGTTGCTCCCGAAGAAGACCGAGAGCCACCACAAGGCAAAGGGCAAATGA
- the LOC135230790 gene encoding histone H2B type 2-E has translation MPEPAKSAPAPKKGSKKAVTKAQKKDGKKRKRSRKESYSIYVYKVLKQVHPDTGISSKAMGIMNSFVNDIFERIAGEASRLAHYNKRSTITSREIQTAVRLLLPGELAKHAVSEGTKAVTKYTSSK, from the coding sequence ATGCCGGAGCCGGCCAAatccgctcccgctcccaagaagGGCTCTAAGAAAGCTGTCACCAAGGCCCAGAAAAAAGATGGCAAGAAGCGCAAGCGCAGCCGCAAGGAGAGTTACTCCATCTACGTGTACAAGGTGCTGAAGCAGGTCCACCCCGACACGGGCATTTCGTCCAAGGCCATGGGTATCATGAACTCCTTCGTCAACGACATCTTCGAGCGCATCGCCGGGGAAGCGTCTCGCCTGGCGCATTACAACAAACGCTCGACCATCACGTCCCGGGAGATCCAGACGGCCGTGCGCCTGCTGCTGCCCGGCGAGCTGGCCAAGCACGCCGTGTCCGAGGGCACCAAGGCCGTCACCAAGTACACCAGCTCCAAGTGA
- the LOC100657920 gene encoding histone H2B type 1-L, which produces MPELAKSAPAPKKGSKKAVTKAQKKDGKKRKRSRKESYSIYVYKVLKQVHPDTGISSKAMGIMNSFVNDIFERIAGEASRLAHYNKRSTITSREIQTAVRLLLPGELAKHAVSEGTKAVTKYTSSK; this is translated from the coding sequence ATGCCTGAGCTGGCCAAATCCGCTCCTGCTCCTAAGAAGGGCTCTAAGAAAGCTGTTACCAAGGCCCAGAAAAAAGATGGTAAGAAGCGCAAGCGCAGCCGCAAGGAGAGTTACTCCATCTACGTGTACAAAGTGTTGAAGCAGGTCCACCCCGACAcgggcatttcttccaaggccaTGGGCATCATGAATTCTTTCGTCAACGACATCTTCGAGCGCATCGCCGGGGAAGCGTCCCGCCTGGCGCATTACAACAAACGCTCGACCATCACGTCCCGGGAGATCCAGACGGCGGTGCGCCTGCTGCTGCCCGGCGAGCTGGCCAAGCACGCCGTGTCCGAGGGCACCAAGGCCGTCACCAAGTACACCAGCTCCAAGTGA
- the LOC100657634 gene encoding histone H2A type 2-A — MSGRGKQGGKARAKAKSRSSRAGLQFPVGRVHRLLRKGNYAERVGAGAPVYMAAVLEYLTAEILELAGNAARDNKKTRIIPRHLQLAIRNDEELNKLLGKVTIAQGGVLPNIQAVLLPKKTESHHKAKGK, encoded by the coding sequence ATGTCTGGGCGTGGTAAGCAAGGAGGCAAGGCTCGTGCCAAGGCCAAGTCGCGCTCTTCCCGTGCAGGCCTGCAGTTCCCGGTGGGCCGAGTTCACCGTCTGCTCCGTAAAGGCAACTATGCCGAGCGGGTGGGGGCCGGTGCGCCCGTCTACATGGCGGCGGTGCTCGAGTACCTGACAGCGGAGATCCTAGAGCTGGCGGGCAACGCGGCCCGGGACAACAAGAAGACGCGCATCATCCCCCGTCACCTCCAGCTGGCCATCCGCAACGACGAAGAGCTGAACAAGTTGCTGGGCAAGGTCACCATCGCCCAGGGTGGCGTTTTGCCCAACATCCAGGCCGTGTTGCTTCCGAAGAAGACGGAAAGCCAtcataaagcaaaaggaaagtgA
- the LOC100657350 gene encoding histone H3 has translation MARTKQTARKSTGGKAPRKQLATKAARKSAPATGGVKKPHRYRPGTVALREIRRYQKSTELLIRKLPFQRLVREIAQDFKTDLRFQSSAVMALQEASEAYLVGLFEDTNLCAIHAKRVTIMPKDIQLARRIRGERA, from the coding sequence ATGGCCCGTACTAAGCAGACTGCCCGCAAGTCGACCGGGGGCAAGGCCCCGCGGAAGCAGCTGGCCACCAAGGCCGCCCGCAAGAGCGCGCCGGCCACGGGCGGCGTGAAGAAGCCGCACCGCTACCGGCCGGGCACCGTGGCCCTGCGGGAGATCCGGCGCTACCAGAAGTCCACCGAGCTGCTGATCCGCAAGCTGCCGTTCCAGCGGCTGGTGCGCGAGATCGCGCAGGACTTCAAGACGGACCTGCGCTTCCAGAGCTCGGCCGTGATGGCGCTGCAGGAGGCGAGCGAGGCCTACCTGGTGGGGCTGTTTGAAGACACGAACCTGTGCGCCATCCACGCCAAGCGCGTGACCATCATGCCCAAGGACATCCAGCTGGCCCGCCGCATCCGCGGGGAGCGGGCTTAA